In one Saccharomyces eubayanus strain FM1318 chromosome VI, whole genome shotgun sequence genomic region, the following are encoded:
- the MDJ1 gene encoding Mdj1p: protein MSFQQGVLSRCSSVLRHRTGRTRHINNILYRHAIAFASTAPRIPKTQFHTSAIRQNEAFKDPYDTLGLKKSATGSEIKKAYYKLAKKYHPDINKEPDAEKKFHDLQNAYEILSDDTKRQQYDQFGPAAFGGGGGGAAGGPGGGSPFGSQFHDFSGFTNASGGSPFGGINFEDLFGAAFGGGGGGGAGAGRGGRSSPMYRQYRGDPIEIVHKVSFKDAVFGSKNVQLKFSALDPCGTCSGTGMKPNTHKVTCTSCHGSGSTVHVRGGFQMMSTCPTCNGEGSMKRPQDNCTSCHGEGVQANRGKTITVDLPHGLQDGDVVRIPGQGSYPDIAVEADLQDSIKLSRGDILVRIRVDKDPSFSIRNKYDIWYDKEIPITTAALGGTIAIPTVDGQKIRIKVAPGTQYNQVISIPNMGVPRTSTLRGDMKVQYKIVVKKPQSLAEKCLWEALADVTNDDMAKKTMQPGTATGTAINEEILKKQKQQEEKHAKKDDDNTLKRLENFITNTFKKIKGDKKN from the coding sequence ATGAGCTTCCAGCAAGGTGTTTTGTCGAGGTGCTCCAGTGTCCTTAGACACCGTACAGGGCGTACTCGCCACATCAATAATATTCTCTATAGACATGCCATCGCGTTCGCATCCACCGCTCCACGAATACCAAAGACGCAGTTCCACACCTCTGCCATCAGACAAAATGAGGCGTTCAAGGACCCCTACGATACTCTGGGTCTGAAGAAGTCTGCCACCGGTTCGGAGATCAAAAAGGCCTATTACAAACTGGCCAAGAAGTACCATCCGGATATCAACAAGGAACCGGACGCCGAGAAGAAGTTTCACGACTTGCAAAACGCATACGAAATCTTGTCCGATGACACGAAGAGACAGCAATACGACCAATTTGGACCCGCTGCCTTTGGTGGCGGCGGCGGTGGAGCCGCCGGAGGTCCCGGCGGCGGATCTCCCTTCGGCTCGCAGTTCCATGACTTCTCGGGATTCACCAATGCAAGCGGTGGCTCTCCCTTTGGCGGCATCAATTTCGAAGATTTGTTCGGTGCTGCGTTTggcggcggcggcggcggcggTGCCGGTGCTGGCCGTGGTGGCAGATCTTCTCCGATGTATAGACAGTATAGGGGCGACCCCATCGAGATCGTCCACAAGGTCTCGTTCAAGGACGCTGTATTCGGGTCCAAGAACGTCCAATTGAAGTTCTCCGCACTAGACCCTTGCGGGACGTGTTCCGGGACCGGTATGAAGCCCAACACGCACAAGGTCACTTGTACCTCCTGCCACGGGTCAGGGTCCACGGTTCACGTCAGGGGCGGGTTCCAGATGATGTCCACGTGCCCCACTTGCAACGGTGAAGGTTCCATGAAACGTCCGCAGGATAACTGTACTTCATGCCACGGTGAAGGTGTCCAGGCCAACAGGGGCAAGACAATCACCGTGGACTTGCCTCATGGGCTGCAAGACGGCGACGTCGTCCGTATTCCCGGCCAAGGTTCGTACCCTGACATCGCCGTGGAGGCCGATCTTCAAGACTCCATCAAGTTGTCAAGAGGCGATATCCTCGTGAGAATCCGCGTCGACAAGGACCCCAGTTTCTCCATAAGAAACAAGTACGACATCTGGTACGACAAGGAAATCCCCATCACCACCGCCGCCCTAGGTGGCACCATCGCCATCCCCACCGTGGACGGACAGAAAATCAGAATAAAGGTCGCTCCAGGAACGCAATACAACCAAGTGATATCCATCCCGAACATGGGTGTGCCAAGAACCTCGACCCTGCGTGGTGACATGAAGGTCCAATACAAGATCGTCGTCAAGAAGCCGCAATCTCTCGCTGAGAAATGTCTCTGGGAGGCCCTGGCCGATGTGACCAACGATGACATGGCCAAGAAAACCATGCAGCCGGGAACCGCCACGGGAACCGCCATCAACGAAgagatattgaaaaagcagAAGCAACAAGAGGAGAAACACGCGAAAAAGGATGATGACAACACTTTGAAAAGACTAGAAAACTTCATCACAAACACATTCAAAAAGATCAAAGGcgacaaaaaaaactag
- the HSP12 gene encoding lipid-binding protein HSP12 produces the protein MSDTGRKGFGDKASEALKPDSQKSYAEQGKEFITDKADKVAGKVESNDNKGVFQGVHDSAQQGKDNADSQGESFADQARDYMGAAKSKLNDAVEYVSGRAHEEDPTKK, from the coding sequence ATGTCTGACACAGGTAGAAAAGGATTCGGCGACAAGGCTTCTGAGGCTTTGAAACCAGACTCTCAAAAATCATACGCCGAACAAGGTAAGGAATTCATCACCGACAAGGCCGACAAGGTCGCCGGTAAGGTCGAAAGCAACGACAACAAGGGTGTCTTCCAAGGTGTTCACGACTCCGCTCAACAAGGTAAGGACAACGCTGACAGCCAAGGTGAATCTTTCGCCGACCAAGCCAGAGACTACATGGGTGCCGCCAAGTCCAAGTTGAACGACGCTGTTGAATACGTTTCCGGACGTGCTCACGAAGAAGACCCAACCAAGAAGTAA